Sequence from the Equus asinus isolate D_3611 breed Donkey chromosome 5, EquAss-T2T_v2, whole genome shotgun sequence genome:
AGATGCCACCCTGTCCAGGCTCGGGGTTGGGGGCCACGCTGAGCCTGCCAACAGCACCCGGACGTGTGCCAGCCCTCCCAGGGTGATGGGGCAGTGGCTCTCTGCCGGCCCTAGGAAGTGGGCATTGTCTGGAGGGGCGATGACTGCACTGGGCACAGACCAGCCACTGGGCACGGCATCTCCCAGCAAAGTGAGGCTGGGCTTGCGTAAAGGCGGGCTCTGCACGCCCAGCTGCATCTTCCCTAGCGCCAGGacagctgggctgggggagggagcccaGGGACAGGGCCACTACCAGACGGAACAAAGGCTGGCCTTGCAGGAGCAAGAGCCACCGGACTGCACCCGGCTTTCCGCTCTGCACTGTAACTCTGTCATCTCAGGGGGTGGGGTGCAGAGGGTTTCTAAGCACAGGGGTCTTCAGAGCCTAAACAAGCCCTCCCAGCAGGTCTGCCTGCTGACCTATTCTGTCtcggtttctccatctgtgatgAGCAGGTGACCGTGTTAACTCTCAGGACTGTTTGGAGAAGTCTTCTGGTCCGTGTGTCCCGGCCACTGAGTGGAGAGGGCATGAGAGATAGACTAGTGCCCTCCGTGGGTCCTTGGTGGGGGTCAGCCTTCAGTGTGTTGCCTGGTGTGGCACCAGGCCTGAGGCCTCCCACTCTCAGTGCCCCCGGCCCCCTTGGGAACCCACTCCCCACTCAGCTAAAGCACAACACTTCTGCACCGTCACCATCGGCACCACCCCACCTTGACCACCATTGGGATCCCCATCCTCGTCACTCCACCATCACagcctactctcaccacttcggCCACCTCTGTGACTCCCACCACAAAGGTCGTGGTACATGGTCGGAAGAACTGAAGCAAAGGGGGGGTGGGCTTCCTTATCCTGGCACCTGTCCCCAGCCTTATCCCCCACCCGTGCAGGTCTAGTCAGGAAGGGGTCCTGCCTAGGAGGCCTCCCAGGTTCTGGGTTTAAGGCCTGGTCCCTGGCAAAGGTTCTCCTCCACCCTTGGGGTAGTGCTCTTTGCTCTCCCTCCTGGGAAGACCCCTTGCAGGCCTGGGCTTTTCCATGGGCCCTGTGGAGGGGCCTGCTGGGTCTTCTGTGGAAGAAGACCCTAGATTCAGGCTAAGAAGAGGCCCAGGAATAGCTGTGACCTTGAGCTGGAGGGACAGGGGCTAATGCAGAGGCTGTCTCATCCTGGCCCCTGCCTCCATGCAGTAGCCTCAGAACCTGAAGACCTGGAGCAAGTTCCAAGGCCAGCAGGGAGCCTGCCTGTGCGGTGTTCCCGCCTGCTCTGCAACCTGGAATTGCAGCACTGCCTCTGCCCTTCCCATGGCAGAGCCCACCTCCTCACCCTCCAGGTAGAGTCCCAGCCCCAGAAGAGGCctctgggagaggggaggagggggactgCCTGGCTCCgtctctgctttggaggcccctCCAGTCACTGGCTGTGGGTAACCTGGGGGGAGGAGCTGACTACAGGTGAGCAAGGCTGGGGACTGCTTTCCAGCCCTAGCCATGGGAGGGGCCACCTCTGGCCAATGCTGCTGTGCCTTCATGGACCAACATGTCATTTAGGGGCAGAGGTCATCAGCTGGCCACTGTCCTCCCCTTGGGCTGGCCCATTTGTCATCCTTGGGTTTTCACTCTGTGTATTTCATATCCAATGGCAATACTTGCACGGGGACATGGTACTCCAAAGTCCCTCCAGTCCtggtttttacaaaaataaagaggaggGAGGACCCAAGCGGAcggccctggggcctggggctcccTGTCACACTCTGCAGCCTCCAGGCCTATTTGCTGCGGTGATAAGCAGCTTGACCCCGTGGCCATCGTAGGGAGCTCTGTCTTCATACCACCACCCAGCCCAGAGCCAGGGATCCGTTTGTAGTTTTTTGACAACAGTATTTCTCTTCTGTACAGAATCCAATAAAAACTTCCTATGTTTTGCACCCGGCATTCCTGGGCTGGTTTCGTGGAAACACCTTCCAGTTGCCCCCAAATGTCTCTCCTTCTGGGTCCTGAATTCCTCCGCTAGAGCCCATTCCTTTGGTTCGGACTAGTCCCTTTACGCAAGTGCTGCGGCGCCACCTAGCGAGTGAGTCGTCGCGGAGCAGCGACAGGATGGAGCGTTGGGGTGGGCGCCAAAGCCCTAATAGCAGAAACAGCCCTATGAGTGCAGGTGGCAGCCTCTGCCCCGAGGATGCCTTCAGGGGCCGCTAGCCCCTGTAAGGTTGATTCAGGAGCGAGAAGGGCAGAGCGGTtggagctgggcctgggggagCCAGACCTGTTGTGCCGGATGACCAGTCCGCCCGCCGGTGTTGGAATTTCGGGGCCGTGCCCTGGGTCCCCGGTGCAAGATCGCCACCCGGTGGCTGGCAGAGGGATTAGTGCTGGAAGCCGAGGCTGGAGAGGCCGCCTCGGAACTGCCTCGGAACTGCCACAGCCGGGACCACCTCCCACGCCTGCGCTCCAGAAAGCCCGCTGGGCAGGGtaggggggccgggccgcccttTGCCTGCAGTGTGACCAAGACGGGTTTAGCACACGCATGGCAGGGGCAGTCCAAAACGAGAAGTGTTTTATAGAAAGTTGACATTTGTAGTAGATATAGTGGGAGAAATTAGAACCTTCGTGGTCTCTATACCCATTTCACAGGTTCGCACTGTTTTTATCTGAATTTCAAGCTGCTCGGAGAAAGTGCCAGGATATCTTCCTGGGCTTGGCGCAGGATCCCTGTCCCCCATCCCCAGGCTGTCCTTCGTGTGCCGGGACCCCCGGGCTGGAGTCTGAGCACAGCATTGACGCGTCATTTTCAGACAAACGGACAGGAGCAGAGCGTTCCAGGGTTGGTGAGGGTCGTGGGCTCCCTGGCAGCCCAACAGGTCCGGAGGCAGGGGTGCTGCAGGGCCGGGGCCTTGACTGCAGACCGGGGAGGTCTTTGTTGAGTGGAGAGCGGGGGCCCTCCCACGAGAGGAGCCCGGGTTTGCTCCAGCGGCCCTCAAGCCGGCCTTATGGCGCGCGTCATCCCTCCCAAGaaccgcgcggggcggggcggcggggcggcggggcggcggggcggcggggtGGGCGGGCCCCCGACCGCACGCCAGCCCGACAGGCCACGCGGcgtgaggagggggtggggatcCGTGGAAGCCAGAGGGTCCGGGGTAGGGGTGGACTGGGGGCCCCTCGCccgcggggcggggccccgggcgcTTTGTGCCGGTGGGAACCGGGCGTCCCCGGCCAACTGAATGGGCCGGGGCGGGGCAGCGATTCTCCTCGCTGCGAGGGGTCCGCTCTGCACCGCTGCCAACGGCGACCTTCTCACCGCAGCGCGGCAGCGAGacgggggcaggggcgggggcgggctgCCTGCCGGGGGCCCTGGGAAAGGGGCGCAGCCCAGGATACCCCCTCCCAGTCCCACTAGAgggtgggagaaggagagagagggtccAGCCTGAGTAGGTGGGGCTGAGGTGGGGGGTGGATCATGCCTAGACGCACAGACCCCCGTCCACGCGTGGCTCCTTGTATTTCCCCGAGTTCGCGAGTACGCGGCACCCTCCCCGCCACTCCCACCCTGGGACCAGGACAAACGACCGGGGTCCCGGCCGTCACCGCGAGCGTGCTCAAAACAGTCTCTGCGTCCCCGGGCCTGACGGGGGCCCTCTTGAGTCCGAGGCCGCACCGGGCCTCACCACGGCCGCCACACGCGCAGCCCAGGCCCGGGGCTCTCGGCCAAGCGACGAGACGCCGGCTGCGGCTCCGGGACGCTGGTGGACGGGCCGGGGAGACCTCCAGGGAAGAGGAGTCGGGATGGCGGGGACCGCGAGCCGCCGGCGGCCGGATCAGGGGCCCAAACGGCGGGAGCGCAGGGGCCGCATCTCGCGGGCGCCTCGAGGCCCGGCCCGGCGCTGTCCATGGTGCTGCCACCCGCACCCTCGTGCACCAGGTGGCAGGGCAGGCCGCCGCCGCCCTCCTCTCCGCGCCGCCGAAGCTGGCTGACGCCAGGCAGACAGCCGCGGAAGCCCGACGGGTACTCGGCTCCGCTGGGGACAGGCCAGAGCTCTGGGAGAGGGAATCGGACGGGAGAAATGTGGAGggcaggggaaaaaaggagagaggaggaggaaaggagaggtgtagagaagagagagaacggGAGGGGAGAAgtgtgaagaggaagagaagggaggggagaggaggaaccCTGAACGTCTCCGCCGGGGTCCAGACCTTCGTCCACCCGGACTACAACTCCACAGCCAGCCAGGCCTTTGCTGCTTCTCCCCTTCCAGTGATTTGGGGCCCGCTCCTCACTCGGCTGCCCCCTGCCCTGAGCTTTCTTTTCCACCCATCCCTTCTTTATCTGGCCTTGTAGTAACCATGGATCTGACCCTACAAGTCCCCCCCTGCTCCTCACCCCACCCACTCCAGGACCCCCCCTCTACCTTGCACCGCATTCTGAAGACTTTTCATGTACTTGACGCTCAGCTCCAGTATGTCTGCCTTCTCCAACTTGCGTTTCCGGATCTGCGGATCCGTGGAAAAGGCTCTTAGCTGGGCAGCCCGGTTGGAGAGGATGAGGTTGGGGATCGAgtcaccccaccaccaccactaccactgcCACCACGTCCCCATGTCTCACCTGGTGCGAGTAATGTTTCTCCAGCAAGGACTTGAGCTGCTCCAGCGACACATTGATGCGCGCCCGTCGCTTCTTCTCCATCAGTGGCTTGGAGATCTGTGCAGAGCGGCTGTTAGAGCGGCACTCTCACCCTCTGCCCCCATCAGCCTCGGCAGGgcccccaccccatgcccccAGGACCCCAGACCTTGCGGAAGCTGCCGGAAGAGGGACCACCAGAACAGCCCTGGGTCTCGGGCTCGGTGCCCATGTTGTCGTATCTGTGCCCTCGGGAGGTGGTGCTGCCTTTTTATAAAGGGTCCCTCGTTTACATGTCAATGAGGTGCTCCTGGACTCGAGGAACCCTGAGGGGGAGGGGATGAAGGGAGGATGCACCGGGAAGTTCTGCATCTCCCTCTGCCTGTCCCGCTCCCATAGCCCACGCTTTGGCCTAGCCTCCAggacccctcctccctcccgagggaccccttttgccctttctcagtctttcttttatCCCTCTCATCCCCACCACTTCCCAAGTCTTGGGTCCCCTCCCATGCCCACCACCTCCATGCCCTGTCCTGTCCCAGTCTCCCTCAGTTCTGGGCCTCACCACTAGGCCCACTGCCTAGTCCTCACTGCCCTTTGTCTCCAAGCATTTTTGCAGGGCACTCATTGGGGGTGGTCCATGGGCCCAGCCAGCTGTGAGTCCTGCTAATGACCATACAGAGCAGAGGGTCTCTACTGGCCTGATGAAGACGCGGAGGCAGGGAGCACCCGCCAGCAAGGCCTTTCTGCCGGCTTCACGCTCTGGCCGTGCTGGCAACGCTGCATTAGTCGCCCTAATGTTGGGACAATGCAGCGATTTTCTGCCTATGGCCACTGAAAGCCGGGCGCAGGCCGGGCCCGTGGGGGCCACGCAGCAACATGTGTCCCATTAAAGCGTGCAGCCCGCCCGCGGGGCCACAGCCAGCATCCTCCTCACTGGGGCCTTGGGACTGGGAGCATTCCTGCcctggggtgcagcctgggctCAGGTGCCCTCTAGCTCTGTTAGGACCCAACAACCCACATTCTTCCAGCTAGGAGGCAAGCCACAGGCAGCCTCAGGGCAGGGTGAGTCACAAcgacctcccccacccccagtcctgggTTTCCAGGCTGGACACCTCAGGCTTTGAGGACCGTTTCCTTCACAGGGATCGCCTGGGAGTTTATTCCCGACAGCTTTCTGTCGGTCCTAACaaatgggaggtgggggtggggaagaccACTGATCATCTGGGGAGAGCACCATTCAGAGCTTTTGGAGGTCCGGAGTCCCAACCCCTTTTCGTTATTGAGGGTgtggctggagacccagggagctCAGTGGAGGAGGCACCTGCCCCAGGACCAGCTAAGCCCTAGGGCAGGACTCCAGTGCAGTCCAGGCTTGGGCCCCAGGAGGCTGGCCTGCAGTAGCTGTGACAGATAGGAATGCTGACCTCCAGGGGAGTCCCGGGGTTCAAACCTACACATCTCCCTTTACTGGGCTCTCATGGCCTCAGTTTCAGGGTTTTTAAAATGGGATTCTGAACAACGCGGGCCCGCACGGCTCCTTGCGAGAGTGATGGGGAAGTCGCAGGGACGCAAAAGTTCTGCAGTTGAGCCTTTGGCAGAGGAATGAACAAATTGGCCTTTGCAGGGCCTCAGCTTGAGGGGGAGGGGAAATTGCTGGGTCCTGGGTAGGCTCCCAGTTCCCTCGAGCTGGGGCATCTTTCCCCCAACCCACCCCCGCCCGAGGTATTGACATGCCCTGCCCGGGCAGCGGCGTTCCCAGGCGCCAAGCAGCGTGGAGAATCGCGCCCCGCCCTCCTTTCAGGCCGAGGCTGCGGTCGTAGCGGCTCCGGGGTGCTCTTCCGCCCGCGTTGCAGGGCCTGCGGGCCAGacctgggctgggccaggcccgGGGCGGGCAGCAGGGCAGAGGCTGGACTGCAGGCGCTGGCACGCGCCGGGCAGCTTTGAAGCGCCGGGACTGGCCGGGCCCGAGAGGCCTCCGTGCGCTCGCTCCGGCTTGGGGCGGTGGCGGCACGGTACAAAGGTGCCgcagggcgggcgggcggcgcggccgggcACAAAGGGGGCAGCCGAGTGTTAAGGGCATTGTGCAGGCTGCATAAagccgcgcccgcgcccgcccccTCGGGGCCAAACTCCGGGCGCCCCGCAGCGCGCGGACTTCCAGCTGCTGCACATCTGCACGGAGGCTGGGCGCGCGCCTCGCTCCGGCGGTCTCTCCTCACCCCCGCCTCTGCTCTCGAGCCGCGCGGCAGCGGGGCAATTTGTCCTCTAATTATGATCCCTCCCCCATAAACCGCCGTCCGCGCCTTTCAACTCCGGCGCATTAGCAAACGAATGGGGCTCCGTGCTGCTCTAGCTGCCCTCAGCGGGGGAGCCGGGCCCGCCCCCTCTCCAGACTTAGGGCCGCCATAAAGGGGCCCGCGGGCCGCTCCCGCCGGCACCCTGGCACCCGCAGCCCCTGGGGCCACCACCCTTCTAGAGTCGGTTCC
This genomic interval carries:
- the HES3 gene encoding transcription factor HES-3; translation: MEKKRRARINVSLEQLKSLLEKHYSHQIRKRKLEKADILELSVKYMKSLQNAVQELWPVPSGAEYPSGFRGCLPGVSQLRRRGEEGGGGLPCHLVHEGAGGSTMDSAGPGLEAPARCGPCAPAVWAPDPAAGGSRSPPSRLLFPGGLPGPSTSVPEPQPASRRLAESPGPGLRVWRPW